A window of the Xiashengella succiniciproducens genome harbors these coding sequences:
- the metF gene encoding methylenetetrahydrofolate reductase [NAD(P)H], with amino-acid sequence MKTAGQLIQELTKPGFSFELLPPMKGNSIKGVYRTIDQLKEFNPLFINITSHREEAVYRNTENGLFERRVIRKRPGTVAVAASIQHKYGIKVIPHIICSGFTKSETEYALIDLNFLGIHDLLLLRGDKPRRPDPLDVPSGEVNAHAIDLIGQVNNLNKGIFLDDTLAEAFETPFSYGVAGYPEKHEEAPNLDSDIYWLKKKVEAGAEYVVTQMFFDNAKYYAFVERCRQVGINVPIIPGLKPLTFLNQLTVLPRIFHVDIPEDFAKELRKCKNDEEATRVGVEWTTMQSKDLLANGVNLIHFYTLMATNSVRQVASAIY; translated from the coding sequence ATGAAGACAGCAGGCCAACTGATTCAGGAGCTGACAAAACCAGGATTTTCGTTTGAATTGCTGCCCCCGATGAAGGGCAACAGCATAAAGGGGGTATACCGTACAATCGACCAGCTTAAGGAGTTCAATCCCCTCTTTATAAATATCACATCGCACCGCGAGGAGGCCGTGTACAGAAATACAGAGAATGGTCTGTTTGAAAGGCGTGTTATACGTAAAAGGCCCGGTACCGTGGCAGTTGCGGCTTCAATTCAACATAAGTATGGGATTAAGGTAATACCTCATATTATATGCAGTGGTTTTACCAAAAGTGAAACTGAATATGCCCTGATAGATCTTAACTTCCTGGGAATACACGACCTATTGTTGTTGCGAGGTGACAAACCCCGCAGACCTGATCCTCTGGATGTTCCCAGTGGAGAGGTTAATGCCCATGCAATAGATCTTATCGGGCAGGTCAACAACCTAAACAAGGGAATCTTCCTTGATGACACACTTGCTGAGGCTTTTGAAACGCCATTCAGTTACGGAGTAGCCGGCTATCCTGAAAAGCATGAGGAAGCACCAAACCTTGACTCGGATATCTACTGGCTTAAGAAGAAGGTTGAAGCCGGGGCTGAATATGTGGTGACCCAGATGTTTTTCGACAATGCCAAATACTACGCCTTTGTTGAACGTTGCCGTCAGGTTGGTATTAATGTTCCCATTATTCCCGGATTAAAACCTCTTACCTTCCTGAATCAACTGACAGTTTTGCCTCGTATATTTCATGTTGATATTCCTGAGGATTTTGCAAAGGAACTACGTAAGTGCAAGAATGATGAGGAAGCAACCAGGGTGGGTGTAGAGTGGACTACTATGCAGTCGAAGGACCTGCTTGCAAATGGGGTTAACCTGATTCATTTCTACACGCTGATGGCAACAAACAGTGTCAGACAAGTGGCCTCTGCCATTTATTAA
- a CDS encoding regulatory protein RecX, with protein MDPAKAYYKAAAICARSEQCISAIRTRLLKWELEETEAAKIIKRLVDEKFIDESRYAGFFVRDKARFNKWGPKKIAWQLRQKGLPEDVIREAIDSVPWDNVAEDLEELLRKKLAGLKQDDPYKKKAALVRFAASRGFGFSDIEKVLGKLKF; from the coding sequence ATGGATCCTGCAAAAGCATATTACAAGGCGGCTGCAATCTGTGCCCGCTCGGAGCAGTGTATCTCAGCAATACGTACCAGGCTCCTGAAGTGGGAACTTGAGGAGACTGAAGCCGCTAAAATCATTAAGCGCCTTGTCGATGAGAAATTCATCGATGAGAGTCGCTATGCAGGATTCTTTGTGAGGGATAAAGCACGCTTTAACAAGTGGGGCCCCAAAAAGATTGCCTGGCAGCTAAGGCAAAAGGGACTCCCTGAAGATGTAATCCGGGAGGCTATAGACAGTGTGCCATGGGACAATGTGGCAGAGGATCTTGAGGAATTGCTACGTAAAAAACTTGCAGGACTAAAGCAGGATGATCCATATAAAAAGAAGGCAGCACTTGTCCGCTTTGCTGCATCGCGTGGTTTTGGTTTTTCCGATATCGAAAAGGTTCTCGGGAAACTGAAGTTTTAA
- a CDS encoding lysylphosphatidylglycerol synthase transmembrane domain-containing protein, with product MSSRKILNNILKVVVSCLAVYYVVSRIDIAEIMEKVRSADLLLLLAALAAYTISQLAASFRLRNLFNLVPITITQKENIKLYWLGLFYNLFLPGGVGGDGFKVYLLGKYKKSNLKTVIGAILSDRVSGLSIIVILLLVFIPMLDYNIPFKNLAWVAIPLVAAAFYLFLYIVNKKLLPAFPRVMGWAICVQMLQMLSAVLILASLHIDARHMYDAYLFLFFLSAIAGSLPITLGGIGARELVFLWGAQYLGVNEGSAIALSLLFYTASAITALPGIIYTIKPAAILKES from the coding sequence ATGAGTTCCAGGAAGATTCTGAATAACATATTAAAAGTAGTTGTAAGCTGTCTTGCTGTGTACTATGTAGTCTCACGCATTGATATTGCCGAAATTATGGAAAAGGTCAGGAGTGCAGATTTACTGCTCCTTTTGGCCGCTCTTGCTGCATACACAATATCCCAGCTTGCAGCTTCATTCAGGCTAAGAAATCTATTCAATCTGGTTCCCATAACCATTACACAAAAAGAGAACATTAAACTGTACTGGCTGGGATTGTTTTATAACCTCTTCCTGCCTGGAGGTGTTGGTGGGGACGGCTTCAAAGTATACCTGCTTGGTAAGTATAAGAAGAGTAATCTGAAAACCGTTATTGGGGCCATATTGTCAGACAGGGTAAGTGGTCTTTCAATTATCGTCATTCTGCTATTGGTCTTTATCCCAATGCTGGACTATAATATTCCCTTTAAAAACCTGGCCTGGGTAGCAATCCCCCTGGTTGCTGCTGCTTTTTACCTATTTCTCTATATTGTAAATAAGAAGCTACTGCCAGCATTTCCCCGGGTTATGGGATGGGCTATTTGCGTTCAGATGCTTCAGATGCTGTCTGCAGTACTGATTCTGGCCTCCCTGCATATAGATGCCAGACATATGTATGATGCCTATCTGTTTTTGTTTTTCCTGTCCGCAATTGCAGGATCTCTTCCTATTACCTTAGGTGGAATTGGAGCAAGAGAGCTTGTATTTCTATGGGGAGCCCAGTATCTTGGTGTGAATGAGGGATCAGCAATAGCCCTTAGCCTTCTGTTCTATACTGCTTCTGCAATTACTGCGCTGCCGGGAATTATCTATACTATCAAACCGGCTGCTATCTTAAAAGAGAGTTAA
- a CDS encoding nitroreductase family protein, translating to MKFIDIAKNRYTTKKYLGGRKLDRDIIDQLKEILRMCPSSINSQPWKFTFIEDQELKNQLALSSRHNDERVRNASLIVVFSAMNEVGIFEEHLTKNLPPRALDYFTNNIKPRGEAEIKVWMQHQVYISLGFFLAACASMGLDSTPMEGIIRDDYDKALGITGYRTMFAVAVGFRDPEDENQPTITPKLRRPLEDVITEK from the coding sequence ATGAAGTTTATAGATATTGCAAAGAACAGATACACAACAAAGAAGTACCTCGGTGGAAGGAAGTTGGACAGGGATATCATTGACCAGTTGAAGGAGATACTAAGAATGTGTCCTTCATCTATCAACAGTCAGCCCTGGAAGTTTACATTTATTGAAGATCAGGAGCTTAAGAACCAGTTGGCTCTGTCATCAAGGCATAATGATGAAAGGGTGAGAAATGCTTCCCTGATCGTTGTATTCAGTGCAATGAATGAAGTAGGGATATTTGAGGAGCACCTGACAAAGAATCTTCCTCCAAGAGCCCTGGATTATTTCACTAACAATATTAAGCCCCGTGGTGAAGCCGAGATTAAGGTATGGATGCAGCATCAGGTTTATATTTCTCTTGGGTTCTTCCTTGCAGCCTGCGCATCTATGGGTCTTGACTCCACTCCAATGGAGGGTATAATAAGGGATGATTATGACAAAGCCCTTGGAATAACAGGATATCGCACCATGTTTGCAGTGGCCGTTGGTTTCAGAGATCCTGAGGATGAAAATCAACCAACGATTACTCCAAAGCTTAGACGTCCACTTGAGGATGTAATAACAGAAAAGTAA
- a CDS encoding KamA family radical SAM protein yields MIYQTYTPRNYMQIAQLSKVSKEDLHNIDVVSRVLPFKTNNYVVSELIDWDNYQNDPMYILNFPQKGMLKPEHFTRIEKLILNEEDPSVIKSASEEIRKELNPHPAGQAHNIPVYMGEMMQGVQHKYNETLLFFPSQGQTCHAYCTFCFRWPQFVTTDSIKFAMKEIENIIGYIREHEEITDILITGGDPMVMKASVLDTYVSALLEADLPHLQNIRIGSKTLSFWPYRYLTDPDAEEILGVFRKITDAGKSLCFMAHFNHPRELETEAVIKAIKKIRETGAQIRTQSPLLKHINAKSGIWATMWKKQVQLGMIPYYMFIARDTGAQEYFGVSLDRAWDIFRRAYSSVSGVARTVRGPSMSSSPGKIRIAGVTDVNGEKVFVLEFIQGRNNDWVGRPFFARFNKNAYWLDDLEPAFGADSFFYEDELAELLLN; encoded by the coding sequence ATGATATATCAAACTTATACCCCTCGCAATTATATGCAGATTGCACAATTGTCAAAGGTTTCTAAAGAAGATCTGCATAATATTGATGTAGTATCCCGGGTACTGCCATTCAAGACAAATAATTATGTTGTCAGCGAATTGATTGATTGGGACAACTACCAGAACGATCCAATGTACATACTTAATTTTCCTCAGAAAGGAATGTTAAAACCGGAACACTTCACAAGAATTGAGAAATTGATATTGAATGAGGAAGATCCTTCAGTAATAAAAAGTGCTTCCGAAGAAATCAGAAAAGAATTAAACCCTCATCCGGCCGGGCAAGCTCATAATATCCCGGTTTATATGGGAGAAATGATGCAAGGTGTACAGCATAAGTACAATGAAACATTGCTTTTCTTTCCTTCTCAGGGGCAGACCTGCCATGCCTACTGTACTTTCTGCTTCAGATGGCCACAGTTTGTCACTACCGACAGCATCAAGTTTGCCATGAAGGAAATTGAAAACATTATCGGATATATTCGTGAGCATGAGGAGATTACAGACATATTGATAACCGGAGGAGATCCGATGGTTATGAAAGCTTCAGTACTTGACACCTATGTATCTGCTCTGCTGGAAGCAGACTTACCTCATCTTCAAAACATCAGAATCGGAAGCAAAACTCTTTCTTTCTGGCCATACAGATACCTGACGGACCCGGATGCAGAAGAAATACTTGGAGTATTCCGCAAGATAACAGATGCAGGTAAATCTCTATGCTTTATGGCACACTTTAATCATCCACGAGAACTTGAAACTGAAGCCGTAATTAAAGCAATAAAGAAGATAAGGGAAACAGGAGCACAGATTAGAACTCAGTCGCCATTGCTTAAGCATATTAATGCCAAATCTGGTATTTGGGCAACTATGTGGAAGAAGCAGGTACAACTTGGAATGATACCCTACTATATGTTTATTGCAAGGGATACAGGAGCCCAGGAATATTTCGGGGTAAGTCTTGACAGAGCCTGGGATATTTTCAGAAGAGCATATTCAAGTGTCAGCGGCGTTGCTAGAACAGTCAGAGGACCGTCAATGTCATCAAGTCCGGGTAAGATACGTATTGCTGGAGTAACTGATGTAAATGGAGAAAAGGTCTTTGTCCTTGAGTTTATTCAGGGAAGGAACAATGACTGGGTAGGCCGTCCCTTCTTTGCGCGCTTTAATAAGAATGCATACTGGCTGGATGATCTTGAACCCGCCTTTGGTGCAGACTCATTCTTCTATGAGGATGAACTGGCAGAGTTATTGCTAAACTAG
- the rodA gene encoding rod shape-determining protein RodA, whose translation MRGSSSSIKSIDRLTAMLYLILVCFGWLNIFAANTDPDGGFVFDLSLEYMKQLMWIGISFVTIGLLMLIDSKFFTAFAFIFYAITILMLILVIFLGVEVNSAHSWFRIGSFSFQPVELAKVATALTIGKILSRFQFSFTRIQDLVVLVTVWLLPVAIIILQNDMGSALVFFSLLIVFFREGMTPLILFFGIMAIVIFILTLLISNLYIELLLVAVFFILLFLRKQRKLALISLGIAALCYGICQLVFHLTGGIDHFKAILAGMSAASLYLISVTVLRRYKAVVSSLILFWGSLAFAYSSDYIFEKMLSDYQKSRILVMLGLKQDPLGAGYNVNQSKIAIGSGGFSGKGFLQGTQTKFNFVPEQSTDFIFCTVGEEWGFLGTSAVIILFVCLLLRLVVLAERQHSAFSRVYGYAVASIFFFHLLVNIGMTIGLAPVIGIPLPFFSYGGSSLWGFSILLFIFLKLDTNRTELLR comes from the coding sequence ATGAGAGGAAGCAGTAGTTCCATAAAATCAATAGACCGCCTGACGGCGATGTTGTACCTGATACTGGTTTGTTTCGGGTGGCTGAATATATTCGCTGCCAATACCGACCCTGACGGAGGTTTTGTATTCGACCTCTCACTCGAGTACATGAAACAGCTGATGTGGATAGGTATCAGCTTCGTAACAATTGGCTTGCTCATGTTGATTGACAGCAAGTTCTTTACTGCCTTTGCCTTTATATTCTACGCAATTACAATATTGATGCTTATTCTTGTAATCTTTTTGGGTGTCGAGGTCAACAGCGCCCATTCATGGTTTAGGATAGGGTCTTTTAGTTTCCAGCCGGTAGAGCTTGCAAAAGTTGCAACAGCACTGACAATAGGCAAGATATTAAGTCGCTTTCAGTTCTCCTTTACCCGTATACAGGATTTGGTGGTACTTGTAACAGTCTGGTTGCTTCCGGTAGCTATAATAATCCTTCAAAATGATATGGGTTCAGCCCTTGTATTTTTTTCCCTACTTATAGTATTTTTCAGAGAGGGCATGACGCCTTTGATTCTTTTTTTCGGAATAATGGCTATCGTGATCTTTATCCTAACTCTGCTTATATCAAACCTATATATTGAGTTGCTCCTTGTTGCAGTCTTTTTCATTCTGCTATTCTTGAGAAAACAACGTAAACTCGCACTTATATCACTTGGTATTGCCGCTTTATGTTATGGAATTTGCCAACTAGTATTTCATCTTACAGGAGGGATTGACCACTTTAAGGCCATTCTTGCAGGAATGTCAGCTGCATCACTATATCTGATCTCAGTCACGGTACTTCGCAGGTACAAGGCAGTAGTATCCAGTCTGATCCTGTTTTGGGGCTCGCTTGCCTTTGCATACTCGTCAGACTATATTTTTGAGAAGATGCTAAGCGATTATCAGAAGTCCCGTATACTGGTAATGTTAGGGCTTAAGCAGGATCCTCTTGGAGCAGGATACAATGTCAATCAATCAAAGATTGCAATAGGCTCAGGCGGTTTTTCAGGAAAAGGTTTCCTGCAGGGAACTCAGACCAAGTTCAACTTTGTTCCGGAGCAGAGTACCGACTTTATCTTTTGCACTGTTGGTGAGGAGTGGGGCTTCCTTGGCACATCTGCCGTGATAATACTCTTTGTTTGCCTGCTCTTAAGGCTTGTAGTGCTAGCCGAAAGGCAACACTCGGCATTTAGCCGGGTATATGGCTATGCTGTGGCATCAATTTTCTTTTTCCACTTACTTGTCAATATTGGAATGACAATTGGCCTGGCTCCTGTAATTGGTATCCCACTTCCCTTTTTTAGCTATGGAGGTTCCTCATTATGGGGTTTTTCAATCCTGCTGTTTATCTTCCTGAAACTAGACACAAACAGAACCGAGTTGCTAAGGTAA
- the mrdA gene encoding penicillin-binding protein 2: MISNRAIIIRICFILVGLVYIIRLFMLQVIDPSYKYYAENNTQRKITQYPSRGLIYDRNGKLLVSNQAVYDIMIVPREVVSFDTLEFSKALGLPDEEVVSMLTDVKKAVRANKISAYKPSVFYKQLSAEHFAHFQEKLHLFKGFYAQRRTVRKYEYPFAAHVLGYVAEINESMLKKDPYYSMGDYIGISGIENSYEQYLRGKKGARYVMVDVHGLEKGPMGGGRLDTAAVAGKNISVALDVELQKYGEELMKGKIGSIIAIEPSSGEILTMVSSPGYDPSLLVGRERNRNFPALSTDSLYPLLNRAIMSGYPPGSTFKTIMGLIGLQEGVISPSTSFPCNHGFHARGISVGCHSHSSPLSLAPSLANSCNAYYCFTLRSVLDNPAIGSPKIALEKWRTYLKNFGFGERLGSDFFNENRGFVPSSEYYDRIYNGSWGSLTVISLGIGQGELLVTPLQMANMTAAIANRGYFYTPHVIKEIEGDSIPSRFNEKHFTGIDAEHFEPIVHGMYLAVNGDAGATARIARIPGIEVCGKTGTAQNPHGKDHAIFIAFAPKEDPKIAIAVYVENAGFGASTAAPIASLMIERYLKESIDPSRKWLEDRILNLDLINERKQ; this comes from the coding sequence GTGATAAGCAACAGGGCCATAATAATAAGAATTTGCTTTATTCTGGTAGGTCTGGTATATATTATCAGACTGTTTATGTTACAGGTTATTGACCCTTCCTATAAGTACTACGCTGAAAACAACACCCAACGCAAGATTACACAATATCCTTCCAGAGGTCTTATCTATGACAGAAACGGTAAACTGCTTGTTTCCAATCAGGCCGTTTATGACATCATGATTGTGCCCCGTGAAGTTGTGTCCTTTGACACACTTGAGTTTAGCAAGGCCCTGGGCCTTCCTGATGAAGAAGTTGTGTCAATGCTTACCGATGTAAAAAAGGCAGTAAGGGCAAATAAGATATCAGCATACAAGCCTTCAGTATTTTACAAGCAGTTGTCGGCTGAACATTTTGCTCACTTTCAGGAAAAACTGCATCTGTTCAAAGGGTTTTATGCCCAACGAAGAACCGTAAGAAAATATGAATACCCCTTCGCTGCTCACGTCTTAGGTTATGTTGCCGAAATCAACGAGAGCATGCTAAAGAAGGATCCATATTACTCAATGGGTGACTATATTGGGATTAGCGGGATAGAAAACAGCTATGAGCAATATCTGAGAGGAAAGAAAGGGGCCAGGTATGTGATGGTCGATGTACACGGGCTTGAGAAAGGACCGATGGGTGGAGGAAGGCTGGACACAGCTGCAGTAGCAGGTAAAAATATCTCTGTTGCTCTGGATGTGGAACTGCAAAAATATGGTGAGGAACTAATGAAGGGTAAGATTGGCAGCATAATAGCCATCGAACCGTCAAGTGGGGAAATACTTACAATGGTTTCAAGTCCGGGTTATGATCCGTCCTTGCTTGTGGGACGGGAACGAAATAGAAACTTCCCGGCATTATCGACCGACAGCCTATATCCACTGCTTAACAGAGCCATTATGTCGGGTTATCCTCCCGGATCAACATTCAAAACCATTATGGGACTTATTGGTTTGCAGGAAGGAGTAATTTCACCATCAACCAGTTTCCCATGCAACCATGGCTTCCATGCCCGAGGAATATCAGTAGGCTGTCACTCCCACAGTTCACCTCTTAGCCTGGCTCCGTCACTTGCAAATTCGTGCAATGCCTATTATTGTTTTACATTAAGATCAGTTCTTGACAATCCGGCCATTGGATCACCTAAGATTGCTCTTGAAAAATGGCGTACATACCTGAAAAATTTTGGCTTTGGTGAAAGACTGGGAAGTGATTTCTTTAACGAAAACCGAGGATTTGTACCCAGTAGTGAGTACTACGACAGAATCTACAATGGAAGCTGGGGTTCTCTGACTGTTATCTCTCTTGGTATAGGACAGGGAGAACTTCTTGTTACCCCTCTGCAAATGGCTAATATGACTGCTGCTATAGCAAACAGAGGATATTTTTACACCCCTCATGTAATAAAGGAAATAGAAGGGGATTCCATCCCTTCCCGCTTCAACGAAAAACACTTTACAGGGATAGATGCTGAGCATTTTGAACCAATAGTTCATGGGATGTATCTTGCAGTCAATGGCGATGCGGGCGCTACAGCCCGCATCGCCCGTATTCCTGGCATAGAAGTCTGTGGAAAAACTGGTACGGCGCAAAACCCTCACGGAAAAGATCATGCTATTTTTATAGCCTTTGCCCCCAAGGAAGACCCCAAGATTGCTATTGCAGTATATGTTGAAAATGCCGGCTTCGGAGCATCCACCGCAGCTCCAATAGCAAGTCTGATGATAGAAAGATATCTGAAAGAAAGTATTGATCCTTCACGCAAATGGCTGGAGGACAGAATACTAAATCTGGATCTGATAAATGAGAGGAAGCAGTAG
- the mreD gene encoding rod shape-determining protein MreD: protein MIDNLGRYFLGFIGIMAVQVLILNNLNLGGYINPWLYVLFILVLPLEMPNWLLMITGFFTGLIIDIFLNTPGMHASATVFLAFLRPALLRFFGPHDGYESGSLPLPSHLGFGWFFKYTALAVFAHHLFLSTIEAFSLGNFFFTLQKSIFSSLATLITIFIVILFTVKAERKY from the coding sequence ATGATTGACAATCTGGGAAGATATTTTCTGGGCTTTATAGGCATTATGGCCGTTCAGGTGTTAATCCTCAACAACCTGAATCTGGGGGGCTATATCAACCCTTGGTTGTATGTACTTTTCATTCTGGTTCTCCCTCTGGAGATGCCCAACTGGTTGCTAATGATTACCGGCTTCTTTACCGGATTGATAATTGATATCTTTCTGAATACACCCGGGATGCATGCTTCAGCAACAGTGTTTCTTGCTTTTTTAAGGCCTGCACTTCTGCGTTTTTTTGGACCCCATGACGGCTATGAATCAGGCAGTCTGCCACTGCCGTCCCATCTTGGCTTTGGGTGGTTTTTCAAGTATACGGCACTGGCAGTATTTGCCCATCATCTGTTCCTATCTACAATAGAAGCCTTCTCATTGGGAAACTTTTTTTTCACCCTGCAGAAAAGCATTTTTAGTTCGCTGGCCACTTTAATCACTATATTTATAGTCATCCTGTTCACAGTAAAGGCTGAGCGAAAGTATTAG
- the mreC gene encoding rod shape-determining protein MreC, with product MRNIIRFIIKYNIVFLFLFFETISFALLVNYNQYHKEVFANSSSTIVAGIMKISGNFSDYFRLKKANEELSRENALLRTQLESNRLTIDTTLTEVPDSLSGYSYIYRQAKVVNNSVNKLQNYITINKGEKHGIKPGMGVITARGLAGVVRHTSANYATVISILNTKLKVSAKLRETNHFGSLEWDGKSPEYVYLNDIPSHAPVHVGDAVVTSGFSAIFPDNILIGVIEGYKLNEGEGFYVIKVKLSTDFRNLTYVEVVEKPDKEEQLELENMTYDD from the coding sequence ATGAGAAACATAATTCGTTTTATAATTAAGTACAATATTGTTTTTCTGTTTCTTTTTTTCGAAACGATAAGCTTTGCCCTGCTTGTCAATTACAACCAATATCATAAGGAGGTTTTTGCAAACTCTTCAAGCACTATTGTTGCCGGGATCATGAAGATCTCCGGCAACTTTAGTGATTACTTCCGGCTAAAAAAAGCCAATGAGGAACTCTCGCGTGAAAATGCATTGTTGAGAACCCAGCTGGAGTCCAATCGTCTTACGATAGACACAACTCTTACTGAAGTTCCCGATTCTCTATCGGGCTACAGCTATATTTACCGCCAGGCAAAGGTTGTCAATAACTCAGTAAACAAGCTTCAAAACTATATAACAATCAACAAAGGGGAGAAGCATGGTATCAAACCTGGGATGGGAGTTATAACGGCTCGCGGGCTGGCTGGTGTGGTCAGACATACATCGGCCAACTATGCAACTGTGATTTCAATACTTAACACAAAACTGAAAGTGTCAGCCAAATTGCGTGAGACCAACCACTTTGGGTCACTGGAATGGGATGGTAAATCGCCTGAATATGTGTATCTGAACGATATCCCTTCCCATGCCCCGGTCCATGTTGGTGATGCAGTTGTAACAAGCGGCTTTTCAGCGATATTCCCGGATAATATTCTGATTGGAGTAATAGAAGGATATAAGCTAAACGAAGGAGAAGGGTTTTATGTGATAAAGGTGAAATTATCGACAGACTTTAGAAACCTTACCTATGTGGAGGTAGTCGAAAAACCTGATAAGGAGGAACAACTTGAACTTGAAAACATGACCTACGATGATTGA
- a CDS encoding rod shape-determining protein: MGLFSFLTQELAMDLGTANTIIIYNDKIVVDEPSIVALDRRSDKLVAIGEKARQMHGKTHDNIYTIRPLRDGVIADFNAAEQMIRGMIKMINKDKKQLFTPSLIICVCIPSGSTEVEIRAVRDSAEHAGGREVYMIYEPMAAALGIGLDVEAPEGHMIVDIGGGSTEIAVISLGGIVTNKSIRIAGDDLTADIIEYMRRQHNIKIGERTAEEIKIRVGSALPELDEPPADFIVSGPNQMTALPIEVPVSYQEISHCLEKSISKMETAILNALEQTPPELYSDIVNKGIYLAGGGALLRGLDKRLSNKLGIPFHIAENPLHAVARGTGIALKNRHKFNFLIR; the protein is encoded by the coding sequence ATGGGATTGTTCTCTTTTTTGACACAGGAGTTGGCAATGGACCTTGGTACCGCCAATACCATCATAATATACAATGACAAAATAGTTGTGGACGAACCAAGTATCGTAGCCCTTGACAGACGTTCCGACAAGCTGGTAGCTATTGGTGAGAAAGCAAGGCAGATGCATGGTAAGACTCACGACAATATTTATACTATCAGACCTCTTAGGGACGGGGTTATTGCTGACTTTAATGCAGCAGAGCAGATGATCCGTGGTATGATCAAGATGATCAACAAGGACAAAAAACAGCTATTTACCCCCTCTCTAATCATTTGTGTCTGTATTCCTTCAGGCAGTACGGAAGTTGAGATTCGTGCTGTGCGCGATTCTGCCGAACATGCAGGTGGACGTGAGGTTTATATGATTTATGAACCCATGGCTGCAGCCCTGGGTATCGGTCTGGATGTAGAAGCTCCAGAGGGTCACATGATTGTTGATATCGGTGGTGGTTCTACAGAAATCGCAGTAATATCACTAGGTGGTATTGTTACAAATAAATCCATCCGTATTGCAGGTGATGATCTCACTGCCGATATAATTGAATATATGCGCAGGCAACATAATATCAAGATTGGTGAAAGAACTGCAGAAGAAATCAAGATCAGAGTTGGCTCTGCACTTCCAGAACTTGATGAGCCACCGGCAGATTTCATTGTAAGCGGTCCAAATCAGATGACTGCTCTTCCTATAGAGGTGCCTGTATCATATCAGGAGATTTCCCACTGTCTTGAGAAGTCCATATCAAAGATGGAAACTGCAATACTGAATGCGCTGGAACAAACACCCCCGGAACTATATTCTGACATTGTCAACAAGGGTATCTACCTTGCTGGTGGCGGTGCCTTGCTAAGAGGTCTGGACAAGCGCCTGTCAAACAAGCTTGGCATCCCATTCCATATAGCCGAGAACCCGCTTCATGCAGTTGCAAGAGGTACAGGTATTGCTCTTAAAAACAGGCATAAATTCAACTTCCTCATCAGGTAA